TTGACTGATAAATTTTTGCCCTCAACTAATTAAAACGTATAATTTTAGTCCTTCCATCAACTTGAACTACATAATTCATGATTCTCTAGTGGTTCTCAAACTATTAAAAAGTTCAACTTTTGGTCCTCTAACTATTAACTTATAAGTTTTAACCTTCCAACGAATTAAAACATAATCCTAACTTTTCCGTTAGTTTGAGTTGTCATGTCGAATAGAAACGTCTCCACATGCGCTATAAGGGAATAACCGAGCACGTTTTCATCTTGATAGTGATGTTTTTATTAGACATAACGACACAAGTTGATAGAAAAAACTAggattatatattttaattagttGAAGGGCTAAAATTTATCAGTTAATAGTTAGATGGCTACTGGAACACGTACACATCATGCTATTTCTATTAGATATAACACTCAAATTGATGGAACTGTTAgggttatatttttttttaattaattacaagACTAAAACTTCTTAGTTAATAATTGGAGggccaaaaattaaatttcataaCAATTTGAGGGCCATTGGGACATTCTATCCTTTAATTTAATACTGAGAGTGAGAAGAAGTTAGATGTGCCTTGacatctcaaattttttttttttttttttaacattccACCCAGCTTCGTGCCCTTTTCACCCCCAACTGCCGTGCATAAACCTAAGACAAGTTAGTTGTATATCAAGCCATTGACGACATCTGATGTATACCGGGCATGCTCTCAAACCTAAGACAAGTTGGTTTTTCAAGGAATAACAAGCGGCATGCTCAGCATACAAAAGATTAATCAGCACCAAATCTGACAAATGTGATCAACAATCTTACTCGGCATGTACGCTAAACTGCAAATTCATCATTCAAGACCAaatttttacccttttttatttttttattttttgagtaacaATAGCTTAATCGGGTCCTatttatttgaacttgatttgcTAAAGTTACAACAGATGAATATCCAGActgaaaattcataaataattttagattACGTTCATTTATTACTTTTGACATGGAGTCTACTTCACTAGCCCAGTGATGGTAAGTATCTACAAATTTTCTTGGCAGTATCATTAGGCAAAAAAATCTACCCAGGCGGTAGATTACGAAGTTGAGGAATCAGGATTCAATGACGAAGGAGGCATGCAGCTGCCGGTTTCGCTTGGGGGCTAAATGGAGTAGAGGATGAGAGGAGGATCCTTTGCTTTTGCAATCTTCGGTGTGAAGTATATCATATAACTAAGTAATCTGTATCGTATAATGTGTAGTGTGTTGTAACGCAAAAAATTATAATTACTataaataataattcaaaaataataacaaatttttgTTACTCAACGAAAGTGCCCTAATAAATTTCATCCATCTAAATTTTGCTTAAGCCTCTCTGGCCATCAATTACATGGCTCAAAGTGAAAATGAAACCAAAGTTAATGTCGATTTCAATATTTAAGCAGAATTATACAGCATGCCATTTGTGGAAAGAAGCTCAATCTAGTGTTGATCCACTTAAACAATCCCTTTTTTACCAAATCGGGCCCCGTCGACGAGAATTAATCGTCATTAGAGAAATACTACAaataaaataggtatttttaaaaGTCAAAACACTGAACTGACACTAGTTAATGATGGCCACAAAGTCAAAGCAGCGACCAGGCGTGCAGATTTGATGCCACCAGCACGCTTAATGGTTAATAATTCTTTTTGTCCCTCAAATTCTAATGCAGAGAAGTAAAGTTCAAACCATTAATTTGGCACCCATAGACAGTCATAAGGTCTGTGGATTATATTAATTGAGGCGTGATTTGCCATTGTCGTCACTCATTGTAGACTACAGCAGACAGTGGAAAATCTTTTAAGTCACAGTCAAAAACAAATCCAGTCACATTCCTCTTTGTACAACAATATTTTAACActaatatttttcatttaaataGTGAATGCTATTTTTAGGATTCATCGTTTTCCCAAcactaatttttttaaaactccTTTTagccaataaaataaaccaacaAAAGCTCTATAGAGATTGGAGttttaaggggaaaaaaaaaacaaattttgtATATCTAAATACAAGCctaaaataacatactttcAAATTACTCACAATACATCCTCAATGCACCTAACAAAAATACAGGAAAAAGTGTTTTGAAAAAATCACCATCATTTTCTTCGTCCATCACCACCACCATCCTCTCTCGCCACCTTCTCCCTCCCATCAGATGCCCACCACCCCTCTCTCCTCTGCACCCTCTTCccaacaccccccccccccgaCCTTGCTCCTCCACTTCTCCTTCTCCCCAGATTTGGTCTTAGGGAGAAAGGAGGAAGAgggaaagaggaaaaaaggCAGAAAGAGGGGGTTTTTTTCGGGGGGGAGGGGTGAGAGGAAAGGAGAGAAAGGAAGGAGAAAGGTGGCCGATAGGAGAGGGAGGGAGGGGCGACGACAGAGAGATGGTGTCGGGTGGGGAGGAGTGGAGGGTGGTGCGAGGTTGGAGAAGGGGGAAGGagaataaattttaaaattttcagaaatgttccaaaaaaaagtcaaaattttaAAGGTACCTCAAAACATACCATACAAACAGAAATTTTCTATGAATACATctacaaatttttttgaaaaaaaaaaaacccttaaAAGCACCCAATCCATACGGATTCAAACGCTTTTGCAAGAACTCTTCTAAAAAACTACCGTTTACACGGACAAGTTAAGGAAATAACTCCCACAGTTCCCTGCCGGCAACAATGTAGCCGTCCCTTCTTGAAGTAGGATCACCTTTAAGGACAGTTCTTTATCACCTTGAAATTGGTAAAAAGATCAAAGCTGCCAAAATCCAATGCCGCTTTAATAAGTATTACACCTTACTTAAAATGTGAACTCCCAACCTTGAATTCGAGATTTCGATGTATTGCAATTCAACTCAGACTCTCACACTAGATACATGGTATAGAGACATTTGTAATACATGCATCTAAGATATTTGCAATGACAGGCATGAAAGAATCAAAAACTCAATTAAGACTCCTGTGACATCAATAGAAGTAGAAAGGGGAAATACAAGTCAATCACAGACTCCAGTCCACACTACGACTTCTCTATCAACAAGATGTAGTTCACCTATCAGCTTAACAAGCTTTACTTGTAGGCTCCCATGCCCACAGCAGATTCTCCACCATAAGGTTCAAAGCTGGCTCCGGCGTTAGAAAAGGAAACGTAGTAGAACTCGGAAACTATGCCAGTGAAGAATACGAAAGCTGCTCCTGCGGCAAAAACTCCCTTCCTAACTGTCTCACAGGAGGGAGGATCATCACCACCAAAGATCGTCCTGTATTTGGTGTGATAAGCATTCCTAACTGAACCAGCTAGCAAGCACGCCTCGGCAATCAGGAAGAACACCCTGAATCATAGCAATTTTTTGCAGAAGATAATAAAACCATCAATCTTTCAAACACCAACTTGTGTTGTAAGTGGTATTGATAATGGAGAAAAGCATTTCTCATCATGCCAATTAGATTATAACAATTACATTAAACGGAGCTAACAGCTCCGCAGCAACATACCAGAGAATAATAAAGAGGAGGACTGCGCAAGCTCTTGAACCTCCAGGTTTGAGAGCCTTGCCACAGCAAAAACATTTGCTTGCCAACATTATGATCACTTGACTAGCCATGAGGAAGAAAAATGCCCCAACACCGAACCCCGTTGCGATATCAGAGTCATAGACACAATAATTATAATCTTTCTCATTATCCGATGTAACTTTGGCCTGCCAACAAGCACATTAGAGCACCATTAGTAAGGGCTTGCTTATTGAAAAAAAGACAGAAAAGAGCTCATAATTCAAATGAAAGTTTAGCATATTAAGTACATTTTTCAGAATAACTCGAAAGTCTGCAAAACAAGATCCATCTCGAGCAGCAAAAATAAACTCTATTCAAACAGCAGACGATAACGATAATGTCCACCAGCTTACGTTTTGGTTGAACCCAAAGGAGCATATTGGGTGATTCCAATAGATCAGGTGTACAGAAGCAACAATCTAAAGCATGCATGTACAACGCGCCAGCAGTGGGAGTCGGATTATGGCAACACATCTACTAGATTTCAAACTACTACTCGCTAGAAATAATTGTGGAAGTAATATGTAAGCATTTACAGATGAAACAAGTCAAAGTAGAGACTGGCTGAATTTCAGAGAAGGAATCTTGAGATGATGTGCATGTGTAGGTCAGACAATGGTATTTAACAGGGCAAATTAAGCTGACTTTTCTGTGCAAAGCATCGTCTTCTAGTGATTGGTTTCTGTGAACCTTGACAAGAAGTCCGACGCAACATGATATATCTTTTGCATCCAGTTTCTCAATTATCATGAACAAAGCGGAACTGCTAAAGTTTGAATGGCTGCACAGAGTATGATATAGTTCTGCAGGCATCATAGACCATTCCAATCTCAATATCTGGATCTTGATTatgtgataaacaggatgaatcaaatgatcaaaatggtAGATAACTTACCACTTAGACTTCGAAGCCACTCCGAATCTAGACATGTACTTGATACTTCACACAACTCTTATATTTCTTGATATTAATTAAACCTATCAAACAAATCCAAGAGGTGGAAAGTCCCTACTATGCAGTAATTACAAAGTAAATCAAACTCAGCAACAATCTGATTCGTAACATATGAGCTACCACATTCAAGTGAATAAACAGCGTTCCGTTCCAGTCTCCATCAGTTCAAGTGAATAAACATTGCTCGTAGCCATTTTTCTTCGGATCAATATTTGCAAAGTTCAGATCTTTGTTACTTTTTGCATTGCAAAATGGGCAATGTggactcaaaaaaaaaaggtagaagGTCCACAAACAATCACAACTTACAGTGCTTCTTCTTTGCTCAGCAGCAACAGCCAAACCAAAAGCAATCAGATCAAATATGAAGATAGTAACCATCAACAATTTTGAAGCCATCGGAGTAAGGCTTCTTCAGTTCACACTCTCCAGATCTCCTCCtcactctttttctctcaaTGTACAGCTCCCCCGTTACGTACCTGGCTACTAAATATACAACAAAATTCAATATTTGAGTAATCAAGAAGAAGAGAAACCAACTACTAAAATATTTATCTTACAGAAGGAGAGAGACTTTTTACCAAAAACTAATGACAACCCAACAGTTCGCCAGCCACCATCTATAGCTACTGACCACCAAAAACAGACAGCCAAAATTCTCCctgataattttaatttatttacttatattttgGGTGCGTACAAGATCTACGAGTGGTGGAAAATGAGTTGCTTCGGTCCGACGGTTACTGCTCCACCGAGTAGTAACTGTAATTGGCGGGGATGATTGTGACAGATATTGCGTGTCGGTGACGCAAAACTTTTTGTGAAAGATAAATGGGGATCTGACGGCTGATGTAGCGGTGCGGTGTACGTTGGATCACATGATCTGCTCGTTGATGGAGCCACGTGGCAGCGGTTGACAACGAAGCATACTCTTCCTGTCGGTGGCCTTCTAAGCAGCACAAAATACAAACCCCGTCTAAACTCTCTGCACGAATGTCATACGCTGTAGTAGCCGCTTCAATCCATGGCCTTTTCTAAtttggtttttattttttgaaataatctAATCTGGTTTTCTAAGTACCCTGAGGCCTTTGTTTGCCCACattaatcatcaaaatttaCAGTTACAACTAATGCAAATATGCTTATAACTTGGTTAATGGGCCGCTTGTCAGAGGATTTGAAATTAAGAATTTATAATGCTTGATGCACTAGTCGCTTGATTTATAAGTATGAGATTCAATGTTTAAAATCTTTTATTTGATAgattaattcaacacttaaatttaatatatttaaatcttaattatttaattgcatttgaTACCTAAAAATTAAACATCCTAATTTATTAAATGACATTGAATTTTCAAACGATACAAGTGGAGAAAATCAAAACTCATGAGAACAAAGTCTTAGACTCTTAGGTGTGTGCACAGGTACAAGTATAGATATGCACCTGTGCTTGTGTTCGTGAAGAGTCCTGTCTAGCGTACATCCCTAtccattcaagtacaaaatgaTTACACGCACACTGGTcctcataattttttttttcctctgttTGGGCCGGGTTGAAAGCAAACATTTGAATCCAGACGTTCCCTTTGCTTTGTGTTAAAATGGGCTGGGACTTTAATGGGCTTAGGATGTCTTGTAGGTATGGGCCTTTGAGGGGCGATGCTTTGTGGTTTGGCATTGGGACACATGTGGTCTTATAACTAGTGGGCTAATATCCATCAGATCAAAACTTGCTCATGGGAGTAACAGAAatctttagatttttttttaaaaattttttatcaaCTAACAACCTTTCCTCGgttgattattttaattgattatagattttgattttgaataattattTTTGTGATATTCTCACTTACTTTCGATTCAGATTATAGACTCTTTaataactaaaaaaactaaaattcaTAGTCAATCAAAGATTAGTTTTTGCTGATTCTGATTATATTCTATAATCATCATAATTTGCAAAACATATCAAAGCAAGCGAGAACAAGGCCTAAATCTTAAATGGAACAGCAGAAAACAACCAAATGGAGTATTTCCATATAGGACAACGTGAATGACACTCAACTAAAAACTTtaggttttaatttctaaaacacCTAATAATTTGAGTACCAGCTGCACAACCAAAAGTCCAACATGCTTAATGCCCAGTGATCCTTCACCCGAGAATTATGAGCACATATTGGTTGTAGTGGAAGAGAATAATATCACCAAGGAAATTCAAGAGGCCTAAAAGGAATGTAGAGATACAGTTTCTACATTTGATCAAGATTTTGCGTACGTAGGGGTAATATTTCTAGCATGGAAAGACTCTCCATAAATAAATACGGGGCAGCTGGTTATATAAATCTAATCACGAATAGTTTCTTTGGCCTCTTACTATATGACTATCTATTGCAAGAAGATTTTATAGCACAGTATCATGACTTTATTGTTTGTTCCATGAAATTTTGTTCCCTCTTcccctcttcttcttcatctataTGCCACTGTTTAAATTGCGTTCCCAGGTCTACTAAGCGAAGATGGGATTCAAAGCGTTTTGCGCAATTTTTGAGGTGATCAAAGGCTCAAGATGGAGAAAAGCATCCAAGTGGTACGCAATAGTCATGCCTCAGCTTGTGTTTCattgttttttttccttgctGATCAATTTATTTTTCTCACCATTATTATTCTATATACTTTCTTATATACGCACTTCAGAACACATTTTTTGCAATTATATACTGTTAACACTGGTCTGTTGATATTATTGAGATCGAAAAAAGCATTTCGATCACATGCAAATAGTACTTTTTGAGGGAAAGAACTTGATTTACTTGAGTTAATGTTGCCTTTTTGTTTGATATTCGCTACCCTGATGTATTCATTTACAGTTCTTTACTGGACATCATGGCCtcgtttggcaagtgagttttttgggtgtttgtctaaaattttactgtgaCTTATTATAGAAGTTGcagaaaaattttttgaagtgcgtaaaatttagaatattttgaagtgtataatttaaaaactttgagaagttttttaaGATTACTGTtgttaaagttgttaaaaaacttgtagcagacaaacttgatCAAAAATTTGCTTGCTAAACAAGGCCtatattttttgtgataatTTACTGCGATATATTCACAGTAAGAATTTGTAATTTATATGAGAATGCTAAAGGTTAATGCCTTTGTTCTTTGCAATTTTGGGTCTATATCATCaagttttcttccattttgcTGTAGAAAAAAGCGAAGCATATGAAAGGAAGTTCAACAGGCTAATACCCGCTTTTAAGCCATTTTACTTGCATGCCAAGGCTTTGACCGACAaattatttacttgtttatcCTCTTATTAAAATTTCAACATGCATCTGGGTAGTAAAGGTGGGAAAATCCAACAGGCCCATTGGGCCAAGTGTATCTAAGACGAAAAGGTCTGCAACTAATTTAGAATCTTTCGTAACTTCTTCTAGGGAAGCCCTCCTTATTTTATACTATGACAATATAGCCACctaagaaatttttttattttaatttttatttgttgcatttcaataaaaaattttctcctTCCCAATTTCCAAAATCTAAGATGAATACTGAGTCTATGGGGTTTAAGAGTTTTGAGTTGTGGTGACACCATTCGAACCGCATTCTTGTTTTACCACAGCAAAAAACTGATCAAGGAACTGAGGCAAAGCTTAGCAATCCAAAAGAACAGGAGGAATGCCATGATGAGGCAGCTGCGTGCTGATATTGCTGAACTTCTCCAAAATGGCCAGCATAAGGCTGCTTTATCCAGGGTAATCATAGCTCTTGATATTCCCTTTTGGTAACGTGAAGTTTTCTTTGCATTAACTTTTACTCAGTGATATAGACTGTGCAGCTTCACAAGGACGAGCTTAAGTTATCAGCTTATGATCAAGTTGACAAGTTTTGTGATTGTgttgtcaaaaacctcaaggaTATTAGACCTGACGGGTAAGCTAATTTTGATTTCGGTCTTGTTCATTCCAGCATCTTATAGAGATTTAATTGAGCATTGCAATCATTTTTATAGTTGGACTGTTTTCTCTGTCAACTTACTGCCGCAGAAAGCTGCCTGTTGATGTTTGTGAAGCAATATCAAGCTTGATATTTGCTGCTTCAAGATGTGGTGAACTGCCAGAGCTGCATTCATTAAGATATCTTTTCAAAGGACTTCTTGGTCCGAAATTTGAGAGAGCCAATGTCGAGCTTCTGCCAGGAAACACCGTGAACTCTTTAATAAAGCACAGTCTCGTTGTTAAGTCAGTAGCAGAAGATGTGAAGATCCAATTAATAAATGACATAGCAAGAGAGTACAAGCAGGATACTGGACCTCTCTCAAATGATGGTAATAATGGCATTAAAGATCAAACTCGACCCAAAAAGTTCGAGGAAATGCTGCCTGACATTGGACCGAAATTTGCCTTGCAAGATTGCAAGGATATGGTAACCTTTTGGAGTAATTTTCCTGATAGTTCAGATGGTACTGCAGGTTATGTAGCCTCTAAAGCAGCTAATACAGTTACATTCAAAGAGAAGAGTGATGACGATTCCTTGGAAAGTATTAGATCAGACGGAAAACCGATTGAAATAGAGGCAGCCCCACTCTGTTTCCATGACAGGGAAAAGCTACATATGCAAGGGGAAGATATTATGACTGGGAGTGAATACACTACTTTGGACTCCTCCAACAGCTTTAAGAGATCTTCCAACACGAATGCCGCTGATAAAAAGTGTGATCACTTGATCAAGCCAGATTCAGTAGATGCAAGATATGATACCGCAATTGCCACGAACACTTCTCAACATGAAGAAGTCATCGGGGGTCAATGTTTACACAATGACAAAGATATCAAGGCTGAATGTCACGtcaaggaaacaaaagaaattcccAGATCTCCTATTGCCCATGTACATCCAAAGCTTCCTGACTATGATGATTTGGTAGTCCAGTTTGGGAATCTAAAGAAAGAGtacatgcggaaaatttcaaataaataaGTACCTTATAAGTAGTTGAGGTGGAAAAATTGATCTTGCTCTTGCTGCCTAAGTGTTAATTGACAGTTCACCAGTCATAGCTGCGCCCTTTTGATTCTCTAGTACAGAAGCTTCATGTTAGTGTCAGTTTTTAGACACACGGAAGTTTGTGGTAAGCTCTTGCAGGACTTCATTTTGCAGTATTGAAGTCTAGATACCAAAATGCATTCAAAAGTAATTCGAGTCACTATTTCTTTATCCCCTTGGTTTTACATCTGAATTTTGAATGGTGCTGGAATTTTCAAATGCAAAACATTCTATACAACAGCAATGTACATAATACCACAGTTAAAGAAGATGAACACAAGtacctttttgaacaatatAAAGAAAGCTTATATTACATGAGATAATCCTAGCGAGATTCAGAAGTAAAGGAATAAATACATTTTCACACACAAACGGAGAGAGTTTACAGTGCTATTGAGAATGCTACAAGATCATATTGGCAACATTTCACAAAGAATATTATACCAATTCAAATTTATTGGACACGTGAAACAAAGAATACTCTCTTACATTTCTTCTATAGGAATTGTAGATAACCTGTTTAGATGTATATTCATTTGGCAACAAAACCCAAGGCCTTATTGAATCGAAATCATTTCATTTCTTTATCTACCTGGCAcacaaaaatttcaattaataatCAACTGCTTCACAAATCAAATAAAAGAATTTGGACTAGCGTACGGTCGGAACAATTCCGGGAGGCTTTCAGCTTTTCCGACCAAACAATAGAAGCTTTCTGAATCCCTTGGAGATTTTAGGGGAGGTTTCACCATTGTTCCACTTTTTACGGCTGTGGTATTCAGGGCTTGTGTCACATTTCTGTGGTGGGGTTGAGACTTCAGACACAGAAACCTTGGGCAAGACAGGAAAATTTTCACTCACCATAATATCCTCAATAACGTCTGAAGCAGTGGAAGGTAGTTCATAACCGCTCATTTCAGGCTTTGATCCAGTATAATCGTTGGTCACCAGAGATGCCTTGGTTGTATCCTCAACATTAACACTCAAGGGTTCTGTTTGAGCAGAATGATTTTCAATCGGCACTGGCAAGTCTCTTTCTCTTTCAGTTTTATCAATTGAAGAAATACTGTGCAACTCCTTAATATCTTCAGCTTCCTCGCGCAAACCACCTGGTGTAGCTTTCGGCCTGCTTTGCTTGTtttgcaatgatttcactgctGCCATATCATCACTTCCAGGAGCATCAGAAATAGAAGAATATTTATTGGAATCCTTTGCACCAGTTTTCTTATCTGAGAATatcaacttttcttgatttaCCTTCTTGTTCTGAGGTCCACTGTCCTTCATCGTTGCTTTTTTAGTTTGGCCTGCTTTTGATTCACTTGATGACCGCAGATCACTTGTCCGAGCAGCAGATAGGCGATCTATCGTGGAACTCCTGAAAACAGGcttgtgtaattttgttgtCTCCTGAGTTGAAGCCTGCACCTTAGTCTCCCCATTATTTGCAGACAATGTGGCTTTCTTGTTCTCCTTTGTGGTCATCCTTGAAGTTACTGCAGGGGACGCCTTGGTGGCACTTCTTTCAGCAATTCGTTTTTGGCGCTGAATGCGTAATTCTTCCATCTTCTTTCTATTCTCTTCTTCCTGCCAACGAGATGCAGAGAAGGTAAGAGGACATCGAAGAAAGTGGTGTGAATCATACAAATGCGTAAAATAGATTAAATGAGTAAAACACTTTTGGATATAGTCTAATGAGCCCaaacaagtcattttacaaCCCTATACTAACTTCAATGTGCAAGGAGATGAGCTAATGCCAAGGAAAAGACTCTTTATACTTGTGATTACAAATTACAGGTACTGCATATCAAAAGGTAGTCGTAACTCTTGTTCTATGTGATTTCCATGGACTAATAAGGTTTGATGTTTACCTGATCAGTTTTGCTCCTGTGAACCATTGTTTTGCTTCTGGAAGGAGTGTTCCCAGATTTTGATAACAATTCCGATCTGCTCCTACTTAGTAATCCAGCTGTGGTTTTAGACTTGACTTGAGACTTACCAGCAGTGGTGTTAGTTGATTTAACATTTTGGAGCTTCTTAACATCAATAGAATCGTTTGTTTCAACATCAGACTGTTGTTTCACAGCTTCAGCTAATGAATTCTCATTGTAGTCCATCTCTGGATTCCAAGGGGCAGCAACTTGCTCAGCTACCGAATGCCGTCCAAGCACCATATAGAGATCATCTGGTTCATAACCATTATTAGTTCTGATCTTATCTTGTGCATCATCAGGTCTGCTAGTATCATGTTGGTGTGCACCAGCTATATCTGCTTCCAGAAAAATATCAGTCTTTTGTTCGTCAATGGATGGCCCACCAACTGGCCCAGCTTGAATCATGAATGAGTCGTCAACGAGAACATCTTTATTGCTTTCCTTAATCTGCAAAGGCTCAACACCGTAGGCAGGAGTATTTTGACCATTAAACATCGCGTGATCTCCAGATATATCTGGTCGATTGCCAACAAACCAGTTTTCTTCTCTTTGGCTCTTCATGATGGATGATTCAGTTCCCCAGTCAGACAAAGTAGCTTGGCGATGTGCTTCTGAACCTACAAATCTCTGTGACAGTAATAATTCCTCATCTGCAGTTCCTCTCTTTACTACAGCACGGACATTTTCCCCAGCATCAAAATTTGCCATATTTGGTATACCCTCATCAGCTACAGACCTTTTTCCCAACAGAAAAGCATCTGTTGCAATACCACGATTTCTTGGCACATCCTCTGCTTCCACACTAAAGGACGAAAATTTTTGTCCCCCTGAGAACTTGTTGGTCATATACTCGTGATATTCTCCGGTGCTTTGGCTAGTGTCAATCGCTCTTGAATCTGAGTCTGCATCCTTCATAAGAAGACTCTGGAAAACATCCCACTCCTGAGTTTTCTTTTCTCCGTCAGTTATGGCTGCGGATATATTTTCAATGTCCCTATTAGCAAGACCATCTGTTTCATTGATGTGTTTTTTGATTCCATCCCGTTTTCTGTTCTTGCCTGATGTTGATTTGTGCCGTTTATCGAATGATCCAAGA
Above is a genomic segment from Coffea eugenioides isolate CCC68of chromosome 5, Ceug_1.0, whole genome shotgun sequence containing:
- the LOC113770107 gene encoding uncharacterized protein LOC113770107; this translates as MASKLLMVTIFIFDLIAFGLAVAAEQRRSTAKVTSDNEKDYNYCVYDSDIATGFGVGAFFFLMASQVIIMLASKCFCCGKALKPGGSRACAVLLFIILWVFFLIAEACLLAGSVRNAYHTKYRTIFGGDDPPSCETVRKGVFAAGAAFVFFTGIVSEFYYVSFSNAGASFEPYGGESAVGMGAYK
- the LOC113771932 gene encoding uncharacterized protein LOC113771932, whose protein sequence is MRQLRADIAELLQNGQHKAALSRLHKDELKLSAYDQVDKFCDCVVKNLKDIRPDGKLPVDVCEAISSLIFAASRCGELPELHSLRYLFKGLLGPKFERANVELLPGNTVNSLIKHSLVVKSVAEDVKIQLINDIAREYKQDTGPLSNDGNNGIKDQTRPKKFEEMLPDIGPKFALQDCKDMVTFWSNFPDSSDGTAGYVASKAANTVTFKEKSDDDSLESIRSDGKPIEIEAAPLCFHDREKLHMQGEDIMTGSEYTTLDSSNSFKRSSNTNAADKKCDHLIKPDSVDARYDTAIATNTSQHEEVIGGQCLHNDKDIKAECHVKETKEIPRSPIAHVHPKLPDYDDLVVQFGNLKKEYMRKISNK